A region from the Paenibacillus humicola genome encodes:
- a CDS encoding CynX/NimT family MFS transporter yields MGKNEYTGARGSLTLASMAGILLIAACLRAPITAVGPLIGEIREHAGLSNVLAGLLISLPPLAFGIMSMVTPKLAKRFGIEMTLLASLLVLTIGIAARSLPYTAALFAGTMMLGFAIAVDNVLLPALIKRDYPLRVGMMTGSYTVTMSTFAGLASGVSVPLALHWQLGWRLSLLVWGLLSAAAFLVWIPRVRSIRLPKVAIASAASAKPPKRSSLLRSGLAWKVTLFMGLQSLLFYVTIAWLPDILQARGMSEASAGWMLSLMQFVSLPASFFLPILASRRRSQRSLVIVIEIASIVGFGGLLTSGPVALWVCLLGLSQGANISLGLTFFALRTRNAAQASELSGMGQSIGYLIAAAGPVLLGYLHDATGSWPLILWLMVAASALVLLAGVGAGRDTFIPEAQSADRREESESAEALTP; encoded by the coding sequence GTGGGTAAAAACGAATATACAGGCGCTCGGGGCAGCCTCACACTTGCCTCGATGGCGGGAATATTGCTGATCGCCGCGTGCCTGCGCGCTCCGATTACGGCGGTCGGACCGCTCATCGGCGAAATTCGCGAGCATGCCGGGCTGTCCAACGTGCTGGCCGGACTGCTAATCTCACTGCCGCCGCTTGCCTTCGGGATCATGTCGATGGTGACGCCAAAGCTCGCGAAGCGCTTCGGGATCGAAATGACGCTGCTGGCAAGCCTGCTCGTCCTGACAATCGGCATAGCCGCCCGGTCCCTGCCCTATACCGCCGCGCTATTCGCCGGAACGATGATGCTCGGCTTCGCGATCGCCGTCGACAACGTCCTGCTGCCCGCGCTGATCAAACGGGATTATCCGCTTCGCGTAGGAATGATGACGGGCTCCTACACCGTCACGATGAGCACGTTCGCCGGGCTGGCCTCGGGCGTCAGCGTTCCGCTCGCCCTCCATTGGCAGCTGGGCTGGCGCCTATCGCTCCTTGTATGGGGACTTCTGAGCGCCGCCGCTTTTCTCGTATGGATTCCTCGGGTCCGGAGCATCCGTCTCCCGAAGGTCGCCATCGCCAGTGCGGCCAGCGCCAAGCCGCCCAAGAGGAGCAGTCTGCTGCGCTCCGGGCTGGCCTGGAAGGTTACGCTGTTCATGGGACTGCAGTCGCTGCTGTTTTACGTGACCATCGCTTGGCTGCCGGACATTTTGCAAGCCCGGGGGATGAGCGAGGCTTCCGCAGGATGGATGCTGTCGCTCATGCAGTTCGTCAGCCTGCCCGCCTCGTTTTTCCTGCCCATTCTGGCCAGCCGCCGGCGCAGCCAGCGCAGTTTGGTCATTGTGATTGAGATCGCATCGATCGTCGGCTTCGGCGGGCTGCTGACATCCGGACCGGTCGCGCTGTGGGTATGCCTGCTCGGGCTCAGCCAAGGCGCCAACATCAGCCTGGGGCTCACCTTTTTCGCTCTGCGCACACGCAACGCCGCTCAAGCCTCCGAGCTGTCGGGCATGGGGCAGTCGATCGGCTATCTGATTGCCGCCGCCGGACCGGTTCTGCTCGGGTATCTCCATGACGCGACCGGCTCATGGCCGCTCATCCTATGGCTGATGGTCGCCGCTTCGGCGCTTGTTCTCCTCGCCGGCGTCGGAGCAGGCAGGGACACCTTTATCCCGGAAGCCCAATCCGCAGACCGGCGGGAAGAGTCCGAGAGCGCCGAGGCGCTCACCCCTTAA
- a CDS encoding VOC family protein, which yields MALAHFKWDGGIILIQSQYFDPAVDWYSEHMGWTCRERHKDYHGEKAFFLMPGGGQIVLKAVDSTFEHLSLVGRHDGDARFCFAVGDWDLTLDYFKQHGIKHTVPKIGPDGRRHVDVYAFDDTRITAVHLKKFEGLFPNSRLVSYADVPVRFGVTDLEASTAWYTHFLGLIPSEREVPSGYALLKGKSPYQDSSFYGDRVWLEKVKEVTQRTNSAARPYFYLEKETFLDIHKRSKELNIECSPIVGDPVWWAAFHFFDPNGNRINVSTCRL from the coding sequence AGCCGTGGATTGGTATTCGGAACATATGGGATGGACTTGTAGGGAAAGACACAAAGATTATCACGGTGAGAAAGCTTTCTTTTTAATGCCTGGCGGTGGGCAGATTGTTTTAAAGGCTGTTGACTCTACCTTTGAACACCTCAGTTTAGTTGGTCGTCATGATGGTGATGCGCGTTTCTGCTTTGCGGTTGGAGACTGGGATTTAACGCTTGATTACTTTAAGCAGCACGGCATCAAACATACCGTTCCGAAGATTGGGCCGGATGGAAGAAGGCACGTGGATGTCTATGCTTTTGATGATACGAGGATAACAGCCGTTCATCTAAAAAAGTTCGAAGGATTGTTTCCAAATTCTCGTCTTGTTTCGTACGCAGATGTTCCAGTTAGGTTTGGAGTTACTGATTTGGAAGCTTCCACAGCCTGGTACACTCATTTCTTAGGTCTTATTCCTTCGGAACGGGAAGTGCCTAGCGGATATGCTTTGCTAAAAGGGAAGAGTCCCTACCAAGATTCTTCTTTTTATGGAGATCGCGTTTGGTTAGAGAAAGTGAAGGAAGTAACTCAAAGAACCAATTCAGCAGCTAGACCTTATTTTTATCTGGAAAAGGAAACGTTCCTGGATATTCATAAGCGGTCAAAGGAGCTCAATATCGAATGCTCTCCCATCGTGGGTGATCCAGTATGGTGGGCAGCATTTCACTTTTTCGATCCAAATGGAAACCGTATAAACGTCTCGACATGCAGACTATGA